TGGCGGTGTAGAGCAGGCCCTTCAGCCACAGCCGGGTGTTCGCGCGCTCCGCGTAGTCGTTGATGACCGTGCGCAGGCCGTTGGCGCCGTGCAGCATGGCGAGCCACAGCATCAGCAGGTCCCAGACCTGCCAGAACGGGGACGCCCAGCGGCCCGCCACGAAGGCGAAGCCGATCTTGGAGACGCCGCCGTCCAGCACGAGCTGGATCAGCAGGTGGCCGAGGACCAGGACGACCAGCACGACGCCGGACAGGCGCATGAAGAGCCAGGCGGCGAGCTCGAAGTTGCCCCGGGTGGTCTTCGGGGTCTTCTTGGTGCGCCGGCGCGGGGCCTCGATGAAGGGCGCCGGGTTGTCGACGGTGTAGACGGCGCCGCCCTCGACGGGGCCGACGCCGGCGGTCTTGTCAGTCGTGGACATGTGCGTCAGCTCCCGAAGAGTTCACGAGCGGCGTGACCGAGGACGGGGTAGATGGCCCCGAGCATCAGCACGACCCACAGGGCGACGACGGTCCAGAGCATCTGCTTCTGGTAGCGGGGGCCCTTGGTCCAGAAGTCGACAGCGATGACGCGCAGGCCGTTGAGCGCGTGGAAGAGGATGGCGGCGACGAGGCCGTACTCCAGCAGCGCGACGATCGGCGTCTTGTACGTGGCCACGACCTTGTCGTAGGCCTCAGGGGACACACGGACGAGGGCGGTGTCCAGCACGTGAACGAACAGGAAGAAGAAGATGAGGACGCCGGTGACTCGATGAGCCACCCAGGACCACATTCCTTCCCGGCCGCGGTACAGCGTTCCAGCCGGCACGGAAGTTTCCTCCGGGAGCGGGGATTGGGGCCGCGCCGGCTTGGTGTGTCGGTCGGGCCCGGCCGGGTACGGTCCACCGGCCCCCAGCATCGTAGCGATGCGTCGCGGCCGGGCTGCGCCGGGGTCTGGCTGTGTGATCAAACTGGCATGCGTACGGGCTACCCGAGCGGCTTCTGAGGGGCCCTGTCCTGTTATCGGCCGGGTGCGGGCTCGCTGTGGTCGAGCGCGCAGTTCCCCGCGCCCCTCAGGGCGCCCACCAGCCGTTCCTTTGCGAGGCGCCGCAGCTCATCGGCCACTACCGCCCGCTCCTCCTCCGGATCGTTCGTCAATCGTGACCGGATGGCCTCCAGGAGGCGGTCCAGCGTCTCGGAGGGGGACACCCCGTTCAGGCAGATGACGAACACGTGTCCGAAGCGGGCCTCGTAGGCGGCGTGGGCCGCGCTGAGGGCGGTGTGGGCCGCGGCGTAGGTGTCGGGCGGGAGGGCGGGCAGCGGCTCGGCCGCCAGTGCTTCGGTGAGGTCGGACCAGCCGAGGTCGTAGGCCGCCTCGTCCGCCGCGGCCAGCAGGGCGTCCAGGTCCGGATAGGGGCGGTGGGCCGCGACACGCCCGGCCCAGCGGTGGCTGCGGAGGCAGGAGAGGAGGGCCTGCTCCAGGTCCTCCTCGGAGGCTGTGTTGAAGTGCTCCACCGGTATGGCCAGCCGGCCGGGGAGGTCTGGGAGACGGTGCGCAGGCAGCGTGTGTCCTCGTGGGCGTCACGTGTGTCGGCAGGGCGTGGTGTGAGAGATGTGACGTCACGCTATCGAGTGCGACCACGGCGTGTCCGAAGGATGCCTGAATTTCACCCGGGAGGGAGAGTTTCCGAACGCGTGGTGGACGCGCGCCGGGCGCCTGCGGGTTTTAGGTTGGCCGTGTGAGTCAGCACAGGCGCCGGACTCCGGCGAAGCAGGACAAACAGCGGCAGGTGCTGGTCGTGGCCATGGCTGTGGCCCTGGTCGTGGTCGCGGCCGGGGTGAGTCTCGGGCTCTGGGCGACCTCGGGCGGCGACGGCGGGTCCACCGGCTCTCAGGCCGGATCCTCGCAGGGGGCCAGCGCGGCGGCGCCGCCGGACGGGGCGCCGGAGGCGGCTCCCACCCCCAGCCCGACCCGCTCCTACCCCCTGTCCGAGACGCCCCGCACCATCCCCGCCGTGCGGGACCACGAGCCGGCGCGCGGGCCGGGCTGGAAGCCCGAGAAGGGCAACCGGGTGGTCGTGGACGACCCGGCGCTGGCCGACGAGGGACGGCTGGTCGCCGGCGAGCTGGGGATGGCGTACGCGGGCGAGAAGGGCGACAAGAAGGCCGGGGACCTGCGGCTGGCGCTGAACGACGACAAGGGCGCGAACCCGGAGTCGTACACGATGACCGTGCGCGACGGGCGGGTGGAGATCGACGGGCCCACCGACGCGGGGGTCTTCTACGGCACCCGCACGCTCAAGCAGGAGACCCACGACGGCGGCACCGCGCCCGAGGGCGTCGTGAAGGACGCACCGGCCAAGCCGCAGCGCGGGCTCATGCTGGACATCGCCCGCAAGTACTTCACGGCCGACTGGATCGAGGACCGGGTCCGGGAGCTCGGCGACCTGAAGTACAACCAGCTGGGGCTGCACTTCTCCGACGACCAGGGGTTCCGGATCGAGTCCGACACGCAGCCGGCGATCGTGTCCGAGCCGCATCTGACCAAGGCGCAGGTGCGGAAGATCATCGACCTCGCGGAGAGCCGGCACATCACCGTCGTGCCCGAGATCGACTCGCCCGGGCACCTGGGCGCGGTCCTGCGCGCCCACCCCGACCTCCAGCTGCGCACCGCGCAGGGGTCGGCGGTGCAGGGCGCCATCGACATCTCCAAGCCCGAGAGCGCCGAGATCGTCGACGGGCTGCTGAACGAGTACGCGGACCTCTTCCCCGGCAAGCCCTGGCACCTCGGGGCCGACGAGTACCAGGCGCTGGTCCGCTCCGACCCGGAGGCGTCCTTCCCGCAGCTGGCCGCGGCCGCGCAGGAGAAGTACGGCTCCGGCGCCACGGTCGCCGACCTCACCACCGGCTGGCTCAACGACCGGGCCGCCACCGTCCGCAAGCACGAGCGCGTCCCGCGCGCGTGGAACGACGGCTTCTTCCGCGGCGGATCCGTCCAGGCCGACAAGGACATCCAGGTCGCCTACTGGACCGGCAAGGAGATCGGCGCCAGGCCGCCCCTGGAGTACCTCCAGGCCGGCCGCAAGGTGATCAACTACAACGACGAGTTCCTGTACTACGTGCTCGGCGAGCCGCAGACCTTCGTCTACCCGACGGGCCAGCGGATCTACGAGCAGTGGACGCCGCGGGTGCTGCGCGGCACGGCGGCGGTGCCGGCGAGCTTCGACGACCAGATCCTCGGCGGGAACTTCGCCGTCTGGTGCGACCTGGCGAACTCCCAGACGCAAGGCCAGGTCGCGGCCGGGATCCGGATGCCGCTGCGGGCGACGGTCCAGAAGCTGTGGGACCCGGGCGAGCCCGAGCTGACCTGGTCGCAGTTCCGGGCGCTGGCGGACAGGCTCGGCTGACCGACACGAATTGGCGCATACGGCTGCGAACTCCCGCACGGCTGTGGTGGTCTTCTGGCGAAGGGCACCGAATATGCCGGGGGGAACCGGGACATGGGCTACTGGGGTTACTTCGTCGTGGGCCGGGGGGAACGGCCGCTGTCGGAGCTGGAGGCGCTGGCGGGGGCCGGGGACGGCCTGACGCGGCGCGCCTCGGCGCCGGGCGGGTGGCAGGTGTGGGAGTACCCGAGCAGTGACGGCGACATCGGGAACATGAACGCCCTCGCCCGGGAGACCGGGGCGCCCGCGCTCTTCGGGTACGTCATGAACAGCGAGTGCGTGGTGCTGGAGGCCGCGGCCCCGGAGAGCGGGGCGTGGACGACCTGCCTCGCGCGCTCGGCCATGGCCGGGTACGTGGGGGCTGGCCGGGAGGGCCTCACGCTGGAGGACTACTTCCTGGAACCCGGCGACGCCGCCGAGCGTGCCGTGCGCTGGGCCGCCGAGGCCGGGTGCGAGGTGAACGCCGACGCCCTCGTGGACGTACTGACGTCAGACCCTGATCCCCTGGCCGAAAACCTCTTGTTCCGTTTCCTCGACAGACTGGGTGTGGTGCCCCTGTGACACTCCGGGGCCGTTGCACGCAGTAAGGGGAAGTGCGGGTTCCGTAAGGGGTGAAGGCCGTCAGCGGCCTGATAGGGCCCCGGAGAGGCCCGCGGAGGGAGGCGTGGATGAGCCTGGTGGAGTTGATCGCACAGGCCGACGAACGCGGGCTGGCCGCGAGCGGGCTGGCTTGTTTGGATCGGTGCGTGCCCCTGCTGGGCGGTGAGGAC
The Streptomyces tuirus genome window above contains:
- a CDS encoding succinate dehydrogenase hydrophobic membrane anchor subunit, whose translation is MSTTDKTAGVGPVEGGAVYTVDNPAPFIEAPRRRTKKTPKTTRGNFELAAWLFMRLSGVVLVVLVLGHLLIQLVLDGGVSKIGFAFVAGRWASPFWQVWDLLMLWLAMLHGANGLRTVINDYAERANTRLWLKGLLYTATVFTILLGTLVIFTFDPNIR
- a CDS encoding beta-N-acetylhexosaminidase, which gives rise to MAVALVVVAAGVSLGLWATSGGDGGSTGSQAGSSQGASAAAPPDGAPEAAPTPSPTRSYPLSETPRTIPAVRDHEPARGPGWKPEKGNRVVVDDPALADEGRLVAGELGMAYAGEKGDKKAGDLRLALNDDKGANPESYTMTVRDGRVEIDGPTDAGVFYGTRTLKQETHDGGTAPEGVVKDAPAKPQRGLMLDIARKYFTADWIEDRVRELGDLKYNQLGLHFSDDQGFRIESDTQPAIVSEPHLTKAQVRKIIDLAESRHITVVPEIDSPGHLGAVLRAHPDLQLRTAQGSAVQGAIDISKPESAEIVDGLLNEYADLFPGKPWHLGADEYQALVRSDPEASFPQLAAAAQEKYGSGATVADLTTGWLNDRAATVRKHERVPRAWNDGFFRGGSVQADKDIQVAYWTGKEIGARPPLEYLQAGRKVINYNDEFLYYVLGEPQTFVYPTGQRIYEQWTPRVLRGTAAVPASFDDQILGGNFAVWCDLANSQTQGQVAAGIRMPLRATVQKLWDPGEPELTWSQFRALADRLG
- the sdhC gene encoding succinate dehydrogenase, cytochrome b556 subunit; translation: MPAGTLYRGREGMWSWVAHRVTGVLIFFFLFVHVLDTALVRVSPEAYDKVVATYKTPIVALLEYGLVAAILFHALNGLRVIAVDFWTKGPRYQKQMLWTVVALWVVLMLGAIYPVLGHAARELFGS
- a CDS encoding 2-oxo-4-hydroxy-4-carboxy-5-ureidoimidazoline decarboxylase → MEHFNTASEEDLEQALLSCLRSHRWAGRVAAHRPYPDLDALLAAADEAAYDLGWSDLTEALAAEPLPALPPDTYAAAHTALSAAHAAYEARFGHVFVICLNGVSPSETLDRLLEAIRSRLTNDPEEERAVVADELRRLAKERLVGALRGAGNCALDHSEPAPGR